In Candidatus Poribacteria bacterium, the following are encoded in one genomic region:
- a CDS encoding lycopene cyclase domain-containing protein, producing MKFEYLLFNLVIIVGPVVSRFSRQIRQISHWRLKLLVSGIVMIPYIIWDAIVAGSHWWFNAAYTLDFRLLGLPIGEWLFFLTVPFGCLLVWETLPSADSWLVQLKFLRYIRAVLYAALPIGVWIFSTGRQYTGLVLFCFALVGLVDMLLNVNLLLQPKTYLYLGIVSGLILVFNGYLTARPLVLYGEAYQSGYRIFTIPIEDFGYGFTLMLFNTMLYEKLKVAWYEK from the coding sequence ATGAAATTTGAATATCTTCTGTTTAATCTTGTTATTATTGTTGGACCTGTTGTATCCCGATTCAGTCGTCAGATTAGACAAATTTCGCACTGGCGATTGAAACTACTTGTGAGTGGAATTGTCATGATTCCGTATATTATATGGGATGCCATTGTCGCTGGGTCGCATTGGTGGTTCAACGCGGCGTATACCCTCGATTTTCGATTGTTAGGTTTGCCAATTGGGGAGTGGCTCTTTTTTCTCACCGTTCCATTTGGATGTTTGTTGGTATGGGAGACGCTACCCAGTGCTGATAGCTGGTTAGTCCAATTGAAATTCCTTCGGTACATCAGAGCGGTTTTATATGCTGCACTACCAATCGGTGTATGGATTTTTAGTACGGGTAGGCAGTACACAGGATTGGTTCTATTTTGTTTTGCACTTGTCGGATTGGTGGATATGTTATTAAACGTTAATCTGCTTCTACAACCGAAAACCTATCTCTATCTCGGAATTGTCTCCGGTTTGATTTTGGTGTTCAACGGTTACCTCACGGCGCGACCGCTTGTTCTGTATGGTGAGGCATATCAGAGTGGCTACCGGATTTTTACAATTCCTATTGAGGATTTCGGGTATGGCTTCACGTTAATGCTGTTTAACACAATGCTTTACGAAAAATTGAAGGTAGCTTGGTATGAAAAATAA
- a CDS encoding isopentenyl-diphosphate Delta-isomerase has protein sequence MQEHVILVDHTGREIGTQEKIQAHREGKLHSAFSIFVFNALGELLLQRRAWTKYHSGGLWTNTCCSHPRPGENYYRAARRRLNEEMGFDCELTGLFSFIYHVQLDNSLFEHELDHVFVGHYNGQPIPNPNEVDDWKWMNIKALRQDVQENPKDYTYWFKLTLDRVVTQTRTINFSHET, from the coding sequence ATACAAGAGCATGTCATACTCGTAGATCATACGGGCAGAGAAATTGGCACCCAAGAAAAAATACAAGCACATCGTGAGGGTAAATTACACAGCGCGTTTTCGATTTTTGTCTTTAACGCCCTGGGTGAATTATTGCTTCAGAGACGGGCATGGACGAAATACCATTCCGGTGGATTATGGACGAATACCTGCTGTAGTCATCCACGTCCCGGCGAAAACTATTATCGCGCAGCGCGACGACGGCTCAATGAGGAAATGGGTTTCGATTGTGAATTGACCGGGCTTTTTAGTTTTATTTATCACGTCCAACTCGACAATAGCCTATTTGAACACGAACTAGACCACGTCTTTGTTGGACACTATAACGGTCAACCTATTCCGAATCCAAACGAAGTTGATGATTGGAAGTGGATGAACATAAAAGCATTGAGGCAGGATGTTCAGGAAAACCCTAAAGATTACACGTACTGGTTCAAACTGACGCTGGATCGCGTTGTTACACAAACCCGAACAATCAATTTTTCCCATGAAACTTAA
- the crtI gene encoding phytoene desaturase, with product MKNKRVAIIGGGLGALSGAIRLARLGFSVQLFEKNPKIGGKVNEVILEGYRFDTGASLLTMPFVIDELFDFAGFKRSDYLDFVSIDPICRYFFSDGSVMDASADTAKMKTAIEELSSDDMEAYERFLKYAERIHDLTAEIFMFIPIHEFGKLMRLRYFRTLFRLHQIDPFRTVHQSVSRFFSDPRLVQLFDRYATYNGSDPFQAPATLNIIPYIEYGLGGYYIQGGIYRLVDALKAVACALGTQIHTSAKVEAIRHDGKRVSGVQVNGERIDADAVLCGADVVVAYRELIEGPQHQREKLERLEPSLSGMVFLWGIKGKHPPLAHHNIIFSSDYRREFRQIFRHQQVPDEPTIYIAISSKADAAHAPTDGENWFVLLNMPYLVPGQMWEKEKTRMRQVVLDRLKQLGFDIADQIEVEQIYTPEDFSELYASNQGSIYGVSSNRKTTAFRRLPNRSRLLDGLYFAGGSVHPGGGIPLVILSGKIAATLIAENSF from the coding sequence ATGAAAAATAAACGAGTGGCAATCATCGGTGGTGGACTTGGGGCATTAAGCGGTGCGATTCGTCTCGCGCGGTTAGGATTCTCTGTCCAACTATTTGAGAAAAATCCGAAGATTGGAGGGAAGGTCAACGAAGTAATTTTGGAAGGCTACCGGTTTGATACAGGAGCATCTCTGTTAACGATGCCTTTTGTGATTGATGAATTGTTCGATTTTGCTGGTTTTAAGCGGTCAGATTATCTCGATTTTGTGTCAATTGACCCGATATGCCGATACTTTTTTTCAGATGGCTCAGTGATGGATGCGAGTGCCGACACAGCAAAGATGAAAACTGCGATTGAGGAACTATCGTCTGATGACATGGAAGCGTATGAACGGTTCTTGAAGTATGCGGAACGTATTCACGACCTAACAGCCGAAATCTTTATGTTTATACCGATCCATGAATTCGGGAAACTCATGCGCCTTCGGTATTTTCGGACACTGTTCAGGCTTCATCAAATTGATCCATTTCGGACGGTTCACCAGAGTGTATCCCGTTTTTTTTCAGATCCGCGCCTCGTTCAACTGTTTGATCGTTACGCGACCTACAACGGTTCAGATCCGTTCCAAGCCCCAGCGACCCTTAACATCATTCCGTATATTGAATACGGATTGGGTGGGTATTACATCCAAGGGGGGATATATCGCTTGGTTGATGCTTTGAAAGCGGTGGCATGTGCGTTAGGTACCCAGATTCATACATCGGCGAAAGTTGAAGCAATCCGCCATGATGGTAAACGGGTGAGTGGGGTGCAAGTCAATGGTGAGAGAATTGATGCCGACGCTGTGTTATGTGGTGCTGACGTTGTCGTTGCCTATCGCGAATTGATTGAGGGCCCCCAGCATCAACGGGAAAAACTGGAGCGATTGGAACCGTCGCTATCAGGAATGGTATTTCTTTGGGGGATTAAGGGGAAACACCCGCCTTTAGCACATCACAACATTATCTTTTCCAGCGACTACCGTAGGGAGTTCAGACAGATTTTCAGGCATCAGCAAGTGCCAGATGAACCGACGATTTACATTGCCATAAGCAGTAAAGCAGATGCGGCACACGCGCCAACTGACGGCGAAAATTGGTTCGTGTTGTTGAACATGCCGTATTTGGTCCCTGGTCAGATGTGGGAGAAGGAGAAAACTCGGATGCGGCAGGTTGTACTGGATAGATTAAAGCAGCTGGGTTTCGACATCGCGGATCAGATTGAGGTGGAGCAGATTTACACACCAGAAGATTTCTCTGAGCTTTACGCCAGCAATCAAGGAAGTATCTACGGTGTATCGTCGAATCGGAAGACCACTGCTTTCAGGCGTTTACCGAACCGAAGCCGTCTCCTTGACGGACTTTACTTTGCAGGCGGTTCAGTGCATCCGGGGGGCGGAATTCCGTTGGTAATATTGTCTGGAAAGATTGCGGCGACATTAATTGCTGAAAACAGTTTTTAA
- a CDS encoding phytoene/squalene synthase family protein — protein sequence MKMWKVEENRVAFEYARKITAHYSKSFYVSAKMLPREKRWATYALYGFCRHCDNLIDTPRQRTETEIVREIQGLTEELQVAYNTGESQHPIIRAFILVAKAYSIPIEYPLDLLKGVAMDVQKTRYKTFDELSLFCYRVAAVVGLMMTYVLGYKNERAFGYAKQLGIAMQLTNILRDIKEDKEMGRIYLPQKDLVRFGVSEQEILEEKITPQLKTLMKFHIERADRYYAEAIPGISFLKTESQYAIYSAAKIYRGILRKIEDHDYNPFLSRVFVPSRQKIGILLHEGLRSKFLSAQEKLFPAHSGMINR from the coding sequence ATGAAAATGTGGAAAGTAGAAGAGAATCGGGTTGCCTTTGAGTATGCGCGCAAGATAACCGCCCACTATTCAAAAAGTTTTTACGTCTCAGCAAAGATGTTGCCCAGAGAAAAGCGGTGGGCGACATACGCGCTATACGGCTTTTGTCGGCACTGCGACAATTTGATCGACACACCACGTCAACGGACTGAAACAGAAATCGTCAGAGAGATACAAGGCTTGACAGAAGAATTACAGGTTGCTTACAATACAGGTGAGTCTCAACATCCAATTATTCGTGCGTTCATTCTCGTTGCCAAAGCGTATAGTATCCCTATTGAATATCCGCTCGACTTGCTCAAGGGGGTTGCCATGGATGTCCAGAAGACGCGGTATAAAACATTCGATGAACTCTCTCTTTTCTGTTATCGGGTCGCGGCTGTTGTTGGTCTGATGATGACCTATGTCCTCGGTTATAAGAACGAACGTGCTTTTGGTTACGCCAAGCAACTCGGTATTGCCATGCAACTGACCAATATCCTGCGTGACATCAAGGAGGATAAGGAGATGGGACGCATCTATCTACCACAGAAGGATTTGGTGAGATTCGGCGTATCGGAGCAAGAGATCTTAGAAGAAAAAATAACACCACAATTGAAAACACTGATGAAATTTCACATTGAACGAGCAGATCGCTATTATGCTGAAGCGATACCGGGTATTTCTTTCCTCAAAACGGAATCGCAGTATGCGATCTATTCGGCGGCTAAAATTTATCGAGGTATCTTAAGAAAGATCGAAGATCACGACTATAACCCGTTCTTAAGTCGGGTATTCGTGCCGTCGCGTCAGAAAATTGGGATTCTGTTACACGAGGGGCTCCGGTCAAAATTTCTATCGGCACAGGAGAAACTATTTCCAGCACACTCAGGAATGATCAACAGATGA
- the crtI gene encoding phytoene desaturase, translating into MKRKIVIIGSGFGGLAAAIRLQAKGMQVTLLEKNAKVGGHAYQLIKEGYTFDMGPSIITAPDLIQRVFVCGGARMEDYLDLVKLDPFYRIYFHDGTSLDYTDDGEQMKRQMTQFSTTDANNYDSFMAHTRQLYDAVITDGLGATAFDLPTMLGFLPRALRLQALMPAYDFVKKYFDDPRHRFTFSFHPLFIGGNPFRAPAVYLMIPYLEKTGGVWFCRGGMYSLVCALADVFKQLGGIVETDTEVERIVVEKQRAKGVIANRQFYEADGVISNADLFHTYGELIKPEHRRKWSDKKLRKTQYSMSAFLLYLGVRKKYPQLKHHTLILSERYKGLIDDIFDNKVLSDDFSMYLHIPSQTDPSMAPEGSESMYILIPVPNLESGINWEKTQARYTDRVLAFLENDFGLTDLKRSIEVLETFTPSDFKRERNNHLGSAWGVEPKLTQTAYFRPRNRSEDIEKLYFVGASTHPGAGVPGVLLTAETTVKLVVKDF; encoded by the coding sequence ATGAAGCGGAAAATTGTCATCATCGGTTCAGGATTCGGGGGACTCGCAGCAGCGATTCGACTGCAAGCCAAAGGCATGCAAGTCACGCTTCTGGAAAAGAATGCGAAAGTTGGAGGGCACGCCTATCAACTGATTAAGGAGGGTTACACTTTCGACATGGGACCGTCGATTATTACCGCTCCTGACTTGATTCAACGCGTATTTGTGTGTGGTGGCGCGCGGATGGAAGATTACCTCGATTTGGTGAAACTTGACCCTTTTTATCGTATCTACTTCCATGACGGGACATCGCTCGATTACACGGATGATGGCGAACAGATGAAACGGCAAATGACACAATTCAGCACGACGGACGCTAATAACTACGATTCTTTTATGGCGCATACCCGTCAACTCTACGATGCCGTCATCACGGATGGGTTAGGTGCAACGGCATTTGATTTACCGACGATGCTCGGTTTTCTGCCGCGTGCGCTGCGACTTCAAGCGTTGATGCCTGCCTACGATTTCGTTAAGAAGTATTTTGATGATCCGCGTCACCGCTTCACGTTCTCATTTCACCCGCTGTTTATAGGTGGCAATCCATTCCGGGCACCTGCCGTTTATCTGATGATCCCATATCTTGAAAAAACCGGAGGTGTCTGGTTCTGTAGGGGCGGTATGTATAGCCTCGTTTGCGCGTTAGCAGATGTGTTCAAGCAACTCGGTGGTATCGTCGAAACCGATACAGAGGTTGAACGGATCGTTGTTGAAAAGCAACGTGCAAAGGGTGTTATTGCGAACAGACAATTTTACGAAGCAGATGGCGTTATTTCCAATGCGGATCTGTTCCATACTTACGGGGAACTTATTAAGCCCGAACACCGCAGGAAATGGTCGGACAAAAAACTCAGAAAGACCCAATATTCGATGAGTGCCTTCCTGCTCTATCTCGGCGTTCGTAAGAAATATCCACAACTGAAGCATCACACGCTCATTCTTTCTGAGAGATATAAGGGATTAATAGACGACATCTTTGATAATAAGGTGCTTTCAGACGATTTTTCAATGTATCTCCATATCCCGTCGCAAACCGATCCGTCGATGGCACCGGAAGGTTCTGAGAGCATGTACATCCTGATTCCAGTGCCGAATTTGGAGAGCGGGATCAACTGGGAGAAGACGCAGGCAAGATACACGGACAGAGTGCTGGCGTTCTTGGAAAATGACTTCGGACTGACAGATTTAAAGCGTTCAATTGAAGTACTTGAAACGTTTACACCCTCAGATTTCAAACGGGAACGGAATAACCATCTCGGTAGCGCGTGGGGTGTTGAACCAAAACTGACACAGACAGCGTATTTTCGACCGCGGAACCGAAGCGAAGATATAGAGAAACTCTACTTTGTCGGCGCAAGCACGCATCCCGGTGCAGGTGTACCGGGTGTCCTGCTGACAGCAGAAACGACAGTAAAACTTGTCGTCAAGGACTTTTAA
- a CDS encoding transposase, with protein sequence MRKSYKFKLQSQKNVIKLGNMIDDMWQIHLHIMLLARRYRLMFGKDISASRLNRHITNLKKRTKPQWRSLPSQVVQDVVLRYGKSQDAFFQNKKDRKAGLTKRKVGRPKIKPRHKYNSMTFTQAGYILEGNRIKINCIDTWYSFHEHREIKGRIKTITIKRDKCGDYWLYFSCENVDDSKPKPKTGKSAGFDYGNKTFLTSNEGDKIESPQFFKQSLNTLRSLNKALSRKVKGSGNYYRAARALARLHRKIARQRLDWQWKLATDLCTEFDTLCFETLNLDGMKRLWGRKVSDHAFYQFLQILEQKCAKHGKNLVKISQWTPTTKPCSNCGHHNENLSLSDRQWICPDCGSHHDRDINAAINIKRAGLAA encoded by the coding sequence ATCATGTTGTTGGCACGTCGGTATCGTCTTATGTTCGGTAAAGACATTTCTGCGTCTCGACTCAACAGACACATTACCAACCTCAAAAAGCGGACAAAACCGCAGTGGAGGTCCCTACCGAGTCAAGTTGTGCAAGATGTTGTGTTACGATATGGCAAATCACAAGACGCATTTTTTCAGAACAAGAAAGACCGAAAAGCAGGACTCACGAAACGCAAAGTGGGTAGACCTAAAATCAAACCGCGCCACAAATATAACTCTATGACGTTCACACAAGCCGGCTACATCCTTGAAGGCAATCGTATCAAAATCAATTGTATAGATACATGGTACTCTTTCCACGAACACCGTGAAATCAAAGGACGGATCAAGACGATCACAATCAAACGGGATAAGTGCGGAGACTACTGGCTATATTTTTCGTGCGAGAATGTTGACGATTCCAAACCCAAACCCAAGACGGGTAAGAGCGCAGGGTTTGATTATGGAAATAAAACATTCCTCACAAGCAACGAAGGTGATAAGATAGAATCTCCACAGTTTTTCAAACAATCACTCAATACGTTGCGATCTCTCAACAAAGCACTCAGCCGTAAAGTCAAAGGTTCAGGCAACTACTATCGCGCGGCTCGTGCTTTGGCAAGGCTTCACCGAAAGATAGCAAGGCAACGCCTGGATTGGCAGTGGAAACTTGCGACCGACCTTTGCACAGAGTTTGATACGCTTTGCTTTGAAACCTTGAACCTTGACGGTATGAAACGGCTTTGGGGACGTAAAGTTTCCGATCACGCTTTCTACCAGTTTTTGCAGATATTGGAACAGAAATGTGCAAAACACGGCAAAAACCTTGTGAAAATCAGTCAGTGGACACCGACAACAAAACCTTGCTCTAACTGTGGACATCACAACGAAAATCTTTCTCTTTCAGATAGGCAGTGGATATGCCCAGATTGTGGCTCACACCACGACCGAGACATCAACGCCGCCATCAATATCAAACGGGCAGGCTTAGCTGCCTAA
- a CDS encoding formylglycine-generating enzyme family protein has protein sequence MVEEQPEITQTEAVDGTPFRVITWEKDGTSMVLLPAGSFEMGDHFGEGAADELPVHQVELDAFYMDRYEVTIGQYKRFLKETASGTLPDQTPNWIAEKAIVLAQKGVQQLVGFTTPTDNHPVVGVTFNNAEAYAQWAGKRLPTEAEWEYAARGGLVGKRYVWGNQPPAGTDCNFTGSFVGEQADDGYLYIAPVGSYDANGYGLYDMAGNVWEWCADWYSDNYYAGSASDNPKGPEAGTERVLRGSGWSSYLQHLRLSRRLKLSPTATGFPQAVEYSGLKKPVLDKNIPIEKKKHNQEQKPQANPGLKKQVPDNIVWVGFRCVADLIIEE, from the coding sequence ATGGTTGAAGAACAACCTGAGATAACCCAAACCGAAGCTGTTGATGGAACACCGTTTCGTGTGATTACTTGGGAGAAAGACGGCACATCGATGGTTTTGCTCCCCGCAGGTTCATTTGAAATGGGGGATCATTTCGGTGAAGGGGCGGCAGATGAACTCCCTGTCCACCAAGTGGAGTTGGACGCTTTTTACATGGACCGGTATGAGGTAACGATTGGACAATATAAACGGTTTTTAAAAGAAACAGCCAGCGGAACTTTACCGGACCAAACACCTAATTGGATAGCAGAAAAAGCGATTGTACTCGCACAAAAAGGTGTGCAGCAGTTAGTTGGTTTCACCACACCCACCGACAATCACCCTGTAGTAGGTGTCACTTTTAACAATGCCGAAGCCTATGCCCAGTGGGCAGGAAAACGGCTACCTACTGAAGCTGAATGGGAATACGCAGCACGAGGCGGGTTAGTGGGGAAACGGTATGTTTGGGGAAATCAGCCTCCCGCAGGAACAGACTGCAATTTTACCGGCTCCTTTGTTGGAGAACAGGCTGATGACGGTTATTTATATATAGCACCGGTCGGGAGTTATGACGCTAACGGCTACGGATTATATGATATGGCAGGGAACGTATGGGAATGGTGTGCTGATTGGTATAGTGACAACTATTATGCAGGTTCTGCTTCCGACAATCCAAAGGGACCAGAAGCGGGAACGGAACGAGTATTAAGGGGCAGCGGATGGTCGAGTTATCTTCAACATTTACGTCTGTCCCGCCGTTTAAAACTCTCTCCGACAGCAACGGGATTTCCGCAGGCAGTTGAATATTCAGGCTTGAAGAAACCGGTTTTGGATAAGAACATCCCTATAGAGAAGAAAAAACATAATCAGGAACAGAAACCACAAGCGAATCCAGGCTTGAAAAAACAGGTGCCCGACAATATCGTTTGGGTCGGCTTTCGATGTGTGGCAGATTTGATCATAGAAGAATAG
- a CDS encoding MerR family transcriptional regulator, producing the protein MTDQHKHGIKTVAIQTGLTQLIIRAWEKRYNVVTPLRTETNRRLYSDADISRLTLLRLATQAGHSIGRIANLSTEELLELIGTGGTVAQSAAIAKEDVSQETSLHFYIASCIAAVKRFEMQALESTLFAASVAFSQPVFLEKLITPLMQEIGEQWKAGTLRIAHEHLAAAVVRTLLGSICQGSDVSAAMPNLVVATPRGQLHEIGALIAGTTAASRGWHVTYLGPNLPAEEIVGCAGQNGAKAIGLSIVYPTDDPLMANELRKIRRGIQEDVALFVGGSGASAYDPVISAIGAVRINDMPTFRTELEALRVQQNASETSEES; encoded by the coding sequence ATGACGGATCAACATAAACACGGTATTAAAACCGTTGCCATTCAGACAGGATTAACACAACTTATCATTCGGGCATGGGAAAAGCGATACAACGTCGTCACACCGTTGCGAACCGAAACGAATCGTCGTCTCTATTCCGACGCGGATATATCGCGACTCACGTTGCTTCGTCTCGCGACTCAGGCAGGACATAGTATTGGACGAATAGCAAATCTATCGACCGAAGAACTTCTGGAACTCATTGGAACGGGTGGGACGGTTGCGCAGTCCGCTGCAATCGCAAAAGAGGATGTCTCACAGGAAACATCCCTTCATTTTTATATTGCTTCGTGCATTGCAGCGGTTAAGAGATTTGAGATGCAAGCACTCGAATCAACGCTCTTTGCTGCATCAGTCGCCTTTAGCCAACCTGTTTTCCTTGAAAAGTTGATCACACCACTGATGCAGGAAATTGGTGAACAGTGGAAAGCTGGAACGTTACGGATCGCACACGAACACCTTGCCGCCGCAGTTGTCCGGACCCTGTTGGGCAGTATATGCCAGGGATCTGATGTATCCGCCGCAATGCCAAATTTAGTGGTTGCGACACCGCGGGGTCAACTCCACGAAATTGGCGCATTAATTGCCGGAACAACTGCAGCGTCGCGCGGGTGGCACGTCACCTACCTCGGTCCAAACTTACCAGCTGAAGAGATTGTAGGGTGTGCAGGGCAAAATGGGGCAAAAGCGATCGGGTTGAGCATCGTTTACCCCACAGACGATCCACTTATGGCAAATGAATTACGGAAAATTCGACGCGGAATTCAAGAAGATGTTGCCCTGTTTGTTGGAGGGAGCGGGGCAAGTGCTTACGATCCTGTCATTAGTGCTATCGGGGCAGTGAGAATCAATGACATGCCGACTTTTCGGACCGAACTCGAAGCCTTACGTGTGCAACAGAACGCGTCAGAAACGTCGGAGGAATCGTAG
- a CDS encoding alpha-L-fucosidase, translating to MPSDYELTLTYTADADAIGSAFEIITGQGKITGTIRQTTGWAGDSQNFERIPLQETLHVPEGESIITLRLIGEANSADNVKVHSLELISPTAAKVMIDSRKKAQEMRASTDWFVEAKYGVMFHWSTTTQPLRGPQKSYPDAVNAFDIDAFTDMVRETGAGYVIFTAVHGIMHFPAPLKSIKAVMPERACRRDLIGEMADELQEHDIPLILYFHHGVGDTEWIKTAGFLSPDKSGFFRIERDILTEIGHRYSKKVAGYWFDDRYPLQPFEELYEATKVGNPDRIVAWNSWILPKTTEFQEYYGGEFGGALVTPPANFFAENSSASGLQPHGMIFLDDPWQHGYPDTDIAAPLFTTQRLIDYVQTCIAQKLVITMNMGITQDGKVSPATLEQMRTLRQAIREE from the coding sequence GTGCCTTCTGATTATGAACTTACGCTAACCTATACTGCCGATGCCGATGCCATAGGTTCGGCGTTCGAGATTATCACAGGACAAGGCAAAATTACTGGGACAATCCGCCAAACAACCGGATGGGCAGGGGATTCGCAGAATTTTGAAAGGATACCACTTCAGGAGACATTGCACGTTCCCGAAGGTGAAAGTATAATTACGCTGCGTCTCATTGGAGAGGCAAACTCCGCAGATAACGTAAAAGTCCATTCGCTTGAGCTGATTTCACCCACCGCGGCAAAGGTAATGATTGACTCAAGGAAGAAGGCTCAAGAGATGCGAGCGAGTACCGATTGGTTCGTTGAGGCGAAATATGGCGTGATGTTCCACTGGTCAACAACGACGCAGCCGCTACGTGGCCCACAAAAATCCTATCCAGACGCGGTGAACGCTTTTGACATCGATGCTTTCACCGACATGGTGCGTGAAACTGGTGCGGGCTACGTCATTTTCACTGCTGTCCACGGAATTATGCATTTCCCTGCTCCTCTGAAATCGATCAAAGCGGTTATGCCGGAACGCGCGTGTAGACGCGATCTAATTGGAGAGATGGCTGACGAGCTGCAAGAACATGATATACCCCTTATTCTCTATTTTCATCACGGCGTTGGGGATACAGAATGGATAAAAACCGCTGGGTTTTTAAGTCCAGACAAGTCGGGATTTTTCAGAATTGAACGCGATATTCTTACCGAGATCGGACACCGATACAGCAAAAAGGTTGCGGGTTATTGGTTCGATGATCGGTATCCGCTCCAACCATTTGAAGAATTGTATGAAGCGACCAAAGTTGGGAATCCTGACCGTATTGTCGCTTGGAACAGCTGGATTCTCCCGAAAACGACTGAATTTCAAGAGTACTACGGTGGCGAGTTTGGCGGTGCTCTCGTAACACCACCGGCAAACTTCTTTGCCGAAAATAGCAGTGCCAGCGGACTACAACCACACGGTATGATTTTTCTCGACGACCCTTGGCAACATGGATACCCAGACACCGATATTGCCGCACCCCTATTTACCACTCAGCGGCTTATTGATTATGTGCAGACCTGTATTGCCCAGAAGTTGGTAATTACGATGAATATGGGGATTACTCAGGATGGAAAGGTTTCACCTGCAACTCTTGAACAAATGAGAACCTTACGACAAGCAATTCGAGAGGAATAG